The genomic region ttaatcaTAGCCGCATAGTAttcatatactccgtatatagtaACATCCAACACCATGCATGTATCATGTTAGGTTTCTTAATAtttaagataaaaaaaaaaaacacccacTAACCATCCATCGTTCCAACACTACTACTCCTTAGCAAATTTCAATTATTATAATGTGACACAAAGCTAACATATTTATGATCAATCTAGAAAGTTGAAACAAACATACAATATTCAAAAACGAAACAATACCGAATGAGATACGTCACATATCATAACCACACAATCCACAAACAATTTTGACTCTGAGTAAAATCTATCTCGATTAAATGTTCAACGAATCCCTTTCATTTACAATTGATAAGAAAAACTAAACAAACATGTAAGATGCCACTCTACGACTCTTTCCATATTAGCAAAGCAATCCAATAAGAGATTGATAGCAAAATTTATAAGCAACGAAATTGTCAAAGAAAAAAAACTACAATGTTCCATTCTTGATAAATAAACAGAGAACAAAATCCGACTTTTGGTGACGAATCAATAGAAAATATAGCCAAATCGCCTTAAATAAAAATTTAACGAGCAAGAAAAAATTAAATTCAACTTTAGACTGTAGGCGGTATGACTAGTACGAAAATAATGAATAGAAAATCTCACAGAATATAGGAGAGATTATGTCGTGGCGTGATGAGCatcactgccctaaagttgaatttgccccgctcgatacacacggcctcttggcaaccaacccccagggttacacgacgtccgagtctaaggtgtacgacaaagactcagAATGAGGACTACTTGCAAAACGTTGCCAAATATCAGCTTAGAATATCagaaaatatttttagagaataTAAGAGAGAATGGATGTTGTGGTGTGTAGAAAAAGGTATAAACATGGAATATTTATAGGAATAGAAGGAAGGGTCTAGAGACGTATTAAATATTGTCTTGTAAATTGTATCTTGGAAGACCGCACAATTAGCATGGAGAATGTAACACTCAGTTTAGAAGACTGAGTAATCCGTATGGAAAACCCGCAATAGTCAGCATAGAAGACTGAACTATCAAACTTGGAAATTGTGCAAAAACCACATAAAATTCTAACACTTCCAACAATCCCAACGATTATACTAATGTGGGATAATAAGAGCTTCTTTTGAAGCAATaattccaacaatcccccacatgattcaaaagaagaagaaaagatatagCTGATTAAGGCAACGGAACGCAAGTCTTAAGATGACAATGTTCCTGAGGAATTGAATTGTCACCCAGTGCATACAATTATCTGCTACAGCCGTATCGAGTTGCTCTCGGCATTGGACTCTCCACGGTGGTTTGTAACGGATAACTGCGCACAAACCTGCATTCGAATCTGTGTTCGTCCTCGCGAAATGTCATAAAAGGTGCCCCTCGCATGCCTGGGATCTCGTGAACGCTCTAGAGGTCCTAAAGCCTAAGAACCTCATAGGGGGTAGGGCATTTCCCCCACATTCACATAGGTAAGTCCATCAGGTTTGACTGTCACAAACCACCCTTAAAAAAGGACTATGGACTTATTAAGAGCTTAGCTCAGCCTTCCTCACATGACAGAAATAGCACAATATATAGAAAGAATACTACATCACTTTTAAAAATAGGAATGGTAGTAGTATTACAATATGAGATCCTCGTGACTTCGTTTGACCCATTGAACTTGGTAAACCCAAGTGGGGGAGCCCCATCACGATTCACTCCCAATAGGCTTTAAACCCATTCCTCGTGGTGCCACCTACACCAACATCTACCATGGCCATTGGTAGGAGGATCTCAATATCCTCTTCACAATTTACGTACTTGCTATCATGATATCACATTATTGTGTAAGGGATCTCAATATCCACTTACAATTCACAATCTTTGTGAATCAATTATCCGATCAGATTATCCATCACTCTTGATAATCTGTCAAAAAACCTGATGCTCCAGATTATGATGCATGACAATTAATGGAGTCAAAATATTCCCACAAAGGAATACAACCACTTAGCCATTCAGCTTTTTATCCTGCAAATTCTTCACAATATATTCATACTCCATTACGAAGTACATATTAAACAAAACAATTATGCATCTATGACTTGCATGATGTAGCATCATAAAAGACACTGTTTTCCAAAGtcaaataaatatcataattattcGACATTCAATTAAATTGCACTCATTCCCAAAGGTACAATCGTTTTCATAGATTAGCTTACAAAACCATGGTGTCTATCACCTATAACAACGATATAAGCTATATCATATCTCTCATAACGCGTACAAACATCATATATATGAATGAATGTAACAACCTTTCCACCAATTTCATCTTGTCATGTATAAACTCAAGAATACATCTTAAATAACCCAAATATTAGTGTTCCAATTATCACCAATAACTTTCGTTAAAGAAACATCGCAAAAACATAACCAAATATATATTGTTCATGCATCTTTTACCTTTTTTCTTGGTTTAATATAACCATTTAAACCAAATACAAGTCATTAATTGAACACATGTTTTACCAAACAACCAATCATAAATTTCATAGAACACGTTTATACAATCCCAAAATCAGAGCATTCACAATCTATCACCCAAACCCATGTAATAGTCATTATAACCACTTTCATCACTGAAACTCAATTATTTTACGACAAAGTTAAGGGTAGTCATACCTTCACTAGACGCCCCCACAAATCACAACTTACTCAAAGCATTGACTAAGCCGACTCCATTGACAATATTTTAGGTCCAAGGCTAACATTCAAGATGACATAAGATGATAAACAAAAATCACCCTTTTCAAACATGTCACCAAAATTAATATTGTCATATAGGAACTTATTCGCATCATAAACCAAGATGCCAAAATATACTTTGTCATAACCAATTATAATAGATCCAATTTTGTATTGCACTTAATCATACAATATTTTCTTTTAACACGCTCCATATATTTCCAAGTGTATCACATACGGAAAACATTTTTTACAACTTGGAGAGAAAACAAAACTTTTAAAAGTTTGCTCAAATAATATTACTTCCCCCACATGTTGTCACGTCATACATAAGTGGTAACATAATATAACGTTCACGAAATTATACACAAAAATGTAGAGATACATACAAGAATTTCATACATGATGTAGTCTTGAAAAAACTCATTAGGAGGTAAGTACATATTAATGTATCACTTTTGGTCAAACGTATACATAGCAGAAGTTACAAACCCCATAATTGGTATTCGCTTAAACAAGTTACGAAAGCTCTTATACTTGAAACAAAGAAACAACTAAGGTCAAGTAATACAACAACTGGTATCTTTCAATATAtcaccataaaaaaaaaaatcaaatttaatcaTAGCCGCATAGTAttcatatactccgtatatagtaACATCCAACACCATGCATGTATCATGTTAGGTTTCTTAATAtttaagataaaaaaaaaaaacacccacTAACCATCCATCGTTCCAACACTACTACTCCTTAGCAAATTTCAATTATTATAATGTGACACAAAGCTAACATATTTATGATCAATCTAGAAAGTTGAAACAAACATACAATATTCAAAAACGAAACAATACCGAATGAGATACGTCACATATCATAACCACACAATCCACAAACAATTTTGACTCTGAGTAAAATCTATCTCGATTAAATGTTCAACGAATCCCTTTCATTTACAATTGATAAGAAAAACTAAACAAACATGTAAGATGCCACTCTACAGCTCTTTCCATATTAGCAGCAATCCAATAAGAGATTGATAGCAAAATTTATAAGCAACGAAATTGTCAAAGAAAAAAAACTACAATGTTCCATTCTTGATAAATAAACAGAGAACAAAATCCGACTTTTGGTGACGAATCAATAGAAAATATAGCCAAATCGCCTTAAATAAAAATTTAACGAGCAAGAAAAAATTAAATTCAACTTTAGACTGTAGGCGGTATGACTAGTACGAAAATAATGAATAGAAAATCTCACAGAATATAGGAGAGATTATGTCGTGGCGTGATGAGCatcactgccctaaagttgaatttgccccgctcgatacacacggcctcttggcaaccaacccccagggttacacgacgtccgagtctaaggtgtacgacaaagactcagAATGAGGACTACTTGCAAAACGTTGCCAAATATCAGCTTAGAATATCagaaaatatttttagagaataTAAGAGAGAATGGATGTTGTGGTGTGTAGAAAAAGGTATAAACATGGAATATTTATAGGAATAGAAGGAAGGGTCTAGAGACGTATTAAATATTGTCTTGTAAATTGTATCTTGGAAGACCGCACAATTAGCATGGAGAATGTAACACTCAGTTTAGAAGACTGAGTAATCCGTATGGAAAACCCGCAATAGTCAGCATAGAAGACTGAACTATCAAACATGGAAATTGTGCAAAAACCACATAAAATTCTAACACTTCCAACAATCCCAACGATTATACTAATGTGGGATAATAAGAGCTTCTTTTGAAGCAATAATTCCAACAAACACTACGGTCTTCAACGTGAATACCAAGTTCATGAAGTCAAGCTCCAGCAAAATGTTCCCAAAACCCATTTTTGCTGTAAATGTGTGAATCAATTTTCGCAAATTTATACACCGCAGTAAGTAGAAGACGTCTCATGGGTGTGGCAACGTACTGTAAATATTTAATCAAATTTATACACAGCACTACAGCAGTAAGTTGAAGACGTCTTGTGAACGTGGTCATGTGGCCTACAAGGCTTCAACAAGAAGATAACTTTCCGTAAGAGCCTAATTCCTAAAACCAATGAACTGAACCAAACAAAAAACAAGAATCGTCATATAACATGAATCTATTCCTCAATTAATACATGGGGAATACGGCGTATTTTGGGCCAGTCTTCACCGTCTGATTGCCGACATCTTTTCCTTATATTTTCACCACACCATCTCAAGTCAAGAGTTTTCAGAAACGGCATGTAGGCGATTGCTTCAGGCAACAACTTCAGGTTGTCACACCCGAAGATTGACAGTTTTTGCAAGGATGTGAGGCAGTTGAGCCATTCCGGCAGGGCTTCCAAGTTCTCACAGTTTTCTATCATCACGGCTTGAAGACAAGTCAAGTACTGAAACTCCTTTGGTATATTTACCAGCTTTGGGAGTTTACTTAATCTCATGGTAGACAGCAAATGACGAGAATTCCATGGCGTTGCAACTTCTTCATCGACTTCCAAATCTAAGTTTTTGCAATTGCGAATGTCGAGACTCTGAAGGCTAGTAAGGTGCTTCACAACTCCCAACAAACTCATTAGGTTCAACTTTGGAAATTCAGACAGTTCAAGTTCTTCCAGTGATGGAAAGAAAAGTAACTCGTCATCCGGAGAATCCACAACTACATCACTCTCCATAAACTCCACATTGCCCATACCATTAAGTTTAAGGCATTTGAGGTGGCGGAGTTGACACAGTGATGGCAAAACTTCTGCTTCCAATTTATCAAAATCCTGCAGATGTATTTTAACAAGGTGCGGAAGTGAAGTCGTTAATGACTCTGCCCAGCTAGGTAACATGAACCCTTGGTATTCCCTAATTTCAATTACTTTCAGTTTATTGTGAGGTCGGAGACTTGCCAATGAATTTACATGATGAATAGCATCTTGGCTTTCAAATAGTATACATAAATGATTTAGAAAGGTGCCTGAGATTGACAAGTCTCCCCATGTCTTGCGGCAGTTCTTTTACACCAGTATAATCTAAATTCAGCACTTGCAAGTTATACAGTTTGGTAATTGAGTTAGGGAGAACCGTCAATCTATTGTTCTCAGAAAGATCAAGATATCTCAAGTGTGATAGGTTGCCCACAGTATCTGGTAAAGTATTTAACTGAAAGTTATGCAAATCCAATACCCTCAATCTCCTAAGATGCGAACAAACTGCGGTAACATTTAACTCAACATAATTCTTATATGAATAGGATTTTTCAGTAACTTGTAATAATTTACGCAATTTCTTCATCTCAGACAATTGACTATTAATACTATCCAAGAGGATATATCCATCATTTGGAATTGAGAGATGAAAATGTTTCCTGTCAAGTTGACCTGCATGACTATCCAACATAATTGTCTCTTTACCTGCTACGTCTTGCGCAAGATCATGGATCAAGTCATGCATCTTACACGATATAATTTCACCATCCTCATCCTTTGTAGTAGAGACGAAGCTAAGGTTTGGCCGAATGGGCCATGGCCCGGGTAAGGATTTCAAGAATAAGTATAAAATAGTGGTAACATGTAGTACTATTGTTGTAGTTGCATAGTGGTAAACGCTTCATTCAATTTTTAAGAACATAGTCTCTGAAGTCATGTGTTCGAGGCATGGAAGCAGTGGTTTTCAtaatttgctttttttttttcttcacaaaTTTCTTATTTTGCCTAGATTAGTTAGATTATTATACATTATGTCCCTtaaatattatattttgaagttaaCAAGGATTCTTGTAATGGGAAAGTAGGAAACCATTGTCCTTATTTAGTGAAGAATATTGCTATTATTAGTGATTGTCTTATGATTTTAGTCGCATCGTGATTTATAATAGAACTGGTTATTATCATTTATATTTTCGATTTGTTTCATCATGTAAATAAAAAACGCTCTATAAAATATGGAGTAAGCATATTGAATAAATCAATGTATAATTTaatatttacataaaaaaaatattaatttgtatgTTTCCTATATAACCTAATCTAGAATCTTAATTATTATCGGAAAATGCTAAAATATTGATATGAGGTCTATAATAAATGTGTATTGACGCGGACGAAGTGAAAAGCGGCCCGGGTCATTATCTTACCCTAGCTTCGTCCCTGCTTTGTAGCATCTTGTAAAAAACATCTATTCAATAAAATAGAAAAATACTCTTCGCCCACATCTTCTTTAATTCGACAATCATGTGGTTGATCAAGACAACCTTGGACCAACCACAACTGAATTAGTAACTCTTTTCGTATTACAAAATCTTTAGGAAAAAGCGCACAGTAACTAAAACAACTCTTTAAAGCAGGGCTAAGATCATAATAACTAAAGCTCAATATTGGTAATATGACTTCCTCACCTTGTGTTCCATCTTCATATAATTATTAGCACTTTTTAGTGATAGCCATTTGCTTTCATCCTGATCATATAACATGCTACATATCACCCTTATGGCCAGAGGGACATTGGCATCATCGTTAACACAAGCAAGTATCGTTTTTCCTCTAATAGTTTTCTTATCTCTCTTTGTAACACTTGTATGTTAGACACATTCTTTTCAAGCATTTGACGAAAGATCTGCTCTAAGACGAAGTCATTAGAGACACAAACCCACAACTTTAATTCAAATGCATTTTCAATTCTATGATCATTGTACACAAGTTGCGCAAGAGCAGTTTTTCCTAACCCACCCATCCTAATAATAGAGACAAAAGAAACCTTATCAACAATATTATTCGTAGACTTTGAATCTccaattaacatattaatatctCTTTATATaactctttctctctctaactttCCTCTCTCGTTTTTTccccaaaaaaaccctaaatttaATTTCCGTCTGCTCCGCCGCCTCCTCTTACCACACACCGCCCTCCCTTTCTGCCCCTTCTGATCGCCGGAGATGGGGCCTTCCCAAGGCCTATCTCCGGTGATCGTTCGCACTTCATCGCTGACTCCTTCCCCGCTTTTTGGACCTCGACTATCGGTCTTTTGACGGCTTTTGAGTGCTGATTGGACCGTCCGACGATCTTGATCGCTGTCTTCCTGGTTTGTCTTTGTGTCTTCTCCGGTACTACGATTCTCTGTCCTGTCATTGAATGCCTCACATGCAACCTAGGGATGGCTCCCCTTCCCCTCGCCCCTTCCCCCATCCCTGGTAGAAATCTACCTTTTGGTTCTGGTGTTTGGTTGGGTTGTGTCGGTGTGTCCTGCtcttctttctttgtttgttgTCCTTTTTTCGAGGTGTGGTCTGGGTTGGTTTTGGTGTTCCCTTCCCCGCTGGTAGgttccttttcgggtcgggtttgTCTTGGTTGCGATGTCTCTTAAAGTAGATCTAGTTGCATGTCGGCCGATGGTCCTGGGGAGTTTTGTGTGGTATCGGGTTTGTTATAGGTGTGTGTGGTGTCTGTTTTGTTCGGTTTCGTCGGATTGGGGTTCGATTAGTGAGTTGGTTCCGTCTCCGGTCTGTGTTCATGGGTGGGGTTGTTTGTTTTGTGATGAGTGTAGGATGGTGGTGTGGGCAGCTGGGTTCTTGGGCGGTGTTGTTGGTTCGGGTCGGATGCGGTGGGATCCACTTTCATTTGATGTTGAAGCCGTGTCTGTGGATTTGTTTTGCTTTGTTGTTCCTCTTAATAAATTCCTGGTGGGTTGGGGTGTCATGTCCCCTTCCCCACGGGATATTTTCTACAAGGAGTCTTTTGCATCGGGTTTGTGTTGAGCCCAGGTCTCTTCTGTCTCATGAGATGGATTTGGTTAGAGGGATGTCCAGGTGGTTTGTTCCAGTTGTGCCCACTTTACTTCTCGATATTCTTGGATATGAGGGTCTTGTCAGCGGGGGCTTTGGTCCAAAGTGTAGGAGTTTATTCTCCTTTGGGGTCAGATTTCAGTGGTCCGATTTCCGCTTTTTCTTGCTACGTCCCtgtggcgtaagtgcactttgGTTTCTCTCGTTGGGTCAAGGGTCTTGTAGGTTTCCAGATAACGTGTACCAGAgtgaaggagatgaatctccaagACGCTTTATTGGGTCTTGTTGTAGGTATTTCTCTGAAGCTCTAACGACTAAGATGAGTAAGGGTAATTTTATGGGGGTTCGTTGGTTTCCAGAGGAAGATTATCatagccaaggagatgaatctccgagactctTTTTTGGGccttgttgcaggtatttctccgaaGCTTCATCAATCAAGACTAACAAAGATGGGTGTTTTCCTATGGCCAGCGCTACTCGTCCTTTAAAGTTTGTGGTGTGTTTTGAGACCGAAGTTCGTGTTCAGACATCCGTCGTACGCCATCAACACGTTATAGATAGCCGATGCAATTACCTTGTtgttttagtttatgttattagtagTGCTTTGAGGTTTTATGTTGTAGTTATAGGTATGGCCTGTGAGCCGTACCACTAGAATGTAAAACACTTTCTTTaccgctgtcaaaaaaaaaaaaaaaaaaaaaaaaaaaaattaacatattaacATAAGTTGGGTTAAAACGCTATGTTTATTACTTTGTAAATAAGAGGTTTTCGACACAACGATTTTCTTTCTTATATTTCTTCACATATTCTGTGTGAAACGAACAACACAAGAAGTAAGGAAAAAATTGTATCGAATATTATTGATAATCAAGCAGAAGCAATTACAAGATTAAATACATAAAGTTAGGAAAGGTTACCCTAACTAAATCCTACAAAAAAGGCAAAATAAGCGTACAAACTCCTAAATTAGTGTAGATATACATGCAAATATTTGACATGATACACGATATCAATTAGTTACGGGAATATCGTTcaatactccccctcaagttggagtaCTTGGTAAGCTAATGCCCAACTTGTAACGAAGAAAACGAAACGCTTCACCACATAATGCCTTGGTAAAGATGTCGGCTACTTGGTCTTTACTTCGTATATAGGATGTTAAAATCATTTTGTTCATAATGTGATGTCGTATAAAGTGGCAATCTACCTCAATATGTTTGGTGCGGTCATGAAAAACTGGGTTTTAGCAATGCTTAAGGCCGATGTATTGTCACAAAACAATTCAATTGGTGACTTGTGATCGACTCCAAGGGACAAAAGAAATGATTTAAGCCAAAGAACTTCACTAGTTACCGCACCCAAAGCTCGATATTCTGCTTCTGCACTTGACTTTGCAATTGTTGTCTGTTTACGTGCTTTCTAACTGATTGGTGAGTTCCCCAATTTCACAAAATACCCGGTGAGAGACCTCCTCGTTAAAGGGCACCTAGCATGGTCGGAATCCGAGTATCCACGCAACAACAAATCACCATTGCGTTCTATCACAATTCCACTACCCGGGCTTCCTTTGATATACCGTATAGCTCTCAAAACGGCATCCAAATGTTCTTTTCGTGGTGCGTGAACAAATTGTGACAAGATATTAATAGCAACTCGGATATTACGCAACACCTAGCTGTTGCCACCAACCCCAATAGAGCCATTGGCTCTTATCATGCAATCAAGGAAATTCTATTATTTCCTACTTTGTGATATATTATAGCTGTTGTGAATATTTGCCGGAAATAGGATTGATTACATAGCTTACATATCTTGTATAAATAGCTAATTCCTTAACCATGTAAAACACAATTGAATTGATTCTGATGCAATATAAGTTATACAATCTCCAAATTATCATGGTATCAGGCTAGTAATTTTTTCCTCTGCCTCTTAATTCAAATCAAAAAACAATACTACTCGACTCTTTTTCACACAATGACGAACTCCGAAATACCGGAAGTTATCAATTctgctcaacaacaacaacaattttcaGTCATTCAAGTCGAAAATACCGGTTCGAATATCACACAAATCGCTTTCAATGGGTCTAATTACGATGAATGGTCCCGTTCTTTCCATCTTGCACTCATCGCAAAAGGGAAGGAGGGATACATCGACGGAACCACCGTAAAACCTGCCGAATCCGCTGCTAATTTTTCCACCTGGAGGGCCACGAATGCACTGGTCACAGGATGGATATTCAATTCCATCGAAGCAAACACACGACGCACCATTTCGACTCGACCAGAAGCGAAGTAAATATGGCTCGATATCAAGAATCGTTTCTGTCAGGGCAATGATCCACGCGTTTTTCAATTAGAAGCCGACTTAATTGCGTGTCGTCAAGGCCCGACTGAAACTTTGATGTCGTACTATGGTCGAATGATCAAAATATGGGACGATATCCTCATGTTTGATCCCCTGCCTACATGTGATTGTAATCCTTGCCACTGCAATTGGGTAACCAAAATGGATGCTCAACGGGAGAAGAAACGGGCTCGGGATTTTCTCATGGGTCTGGATGCACGGTTTGATAACGCACGATCACAAATTATCGGTATCACCCCTCTTCCTAATTTAGATCTTATATATAATAGACTTTTGCAGGAAGAAGGTTTACGATCTTTATCTCGTTCTAATACTGAGTCCAACCCCGATGTTATGGCCTTTGCAACTCGTTTCTCTGATTCCCATCGAAAGTCTGACCGTAGTTATAGTCGAAACTCTGACCGAAACAATGGGGGAGGACGGGGTTCTGGTCATGCGCATCACAATTCAAATATTGCCGTGATGAATTTTAATTCCACCAATAATCAGACCGAAAACCCGAGACCATACTGTATTGCTTGTAAGCGACATGGTCATAAATTTCAAATTTGTTATCGGGTAAAGGGAAAATTCCCTGACTGGTGGGGCGATCATCCCCGAGACCGAATTTATATCAACCCAGGTGACACAGACCTTAGTCGAGCAATTTTTGTTCTGGATGTTCAAGGTCGGCTGCCTATGAAAGAAATCGTCAGAATAATAATGGGTCTGTTCAACCGAGAGCCCATATGGTCTCTGGTTAGCAAGGAACTCCAGCTCCTATTGCTCCATCTTCACGCTCTCTGCTAGTAATGGATAGTGTTGATTTCAACTCATTAAATCCCACGGACCTGGCCACAATCACGCGTTTATGGCAGGAACACCAATCTGCTCCGTCTACCAGTCACGGTAATATTTCTAACATTCCGCTTTTATCTTGGATTATCGATACCGGAGCCTCTAACCACTTGTCAGATTCACTCACTCATTTTTCTAATATTCGATCTATTGCTCCTATTTCCGTCGGGTTACCAAATGGTGACCTTA from Silene latifolia isolate original U9 population chromosome 3, ASM4854445v1, whole genome shotgun sequence harbors:
- the LOC141649766 gene encoding disease resistance RPP13-like protein 4, which encodes MHDLIHDLAQDVAGKETIMLDSHAGQLDRKHFHLSIPNDGYILLDSINSQLSEMKKLRKLLQVTEKSYSYKNYVELNVTAVCSHLRRLRVLDLHNFQLNTLPDTVGNLSHLRYLDLSENNRLTVLPNSITKLYNLQVLNLDYTGDFDKLEAEVLPSLCQLRHLKCLKLNGMGNVEFMESDVVVDSPDDELLFFPSLEELELSEFPKLNLMSLLGVVKHLTSLQSLDIRNCKNLDLEVDEEVATPWNSRHLLSTMRLSKLPKLVNIPKEFQYLTCLQAVMIENCENLEALPEWLNCLTSLQKLSIFGCDNLKLLPEAIAYMPFLKTLDLRWCGENIRKRCRQSDGEDWPKIRRIPHVLIEE